In the Mastacembelus armatus chromosome 17, fMasArm1.2, whole genome shotgun sequence genome, one interval contains:
- the sf3a2 gene encoding splicing factor 3A subunit 2, which translates to MDFQHRAGGKTGSGGVASASESNRDRRERLRQLALETIDINKDPYFMKNHLGSYECKLCLTLHNNEGSYLAHTQGKKHQTNLARRAAKEAKEAPAQPAPAKVKVEVKKFVKIGRPGYKVTKQRDPETGQQSLLFQIDYPEVAEGIGPRHRFMSAYEQRIEPPDRRWQYLLLAAEPYETIAFKVPSREIDKAENRFWTHWNRETKQFFLQFHFKMEKAVPPSSGPPPPAGAKRPPPLLSGVGPRPPNDSMPPPPPGGMSVPPLPPGAPGAPQMPPQMPMPPMPMRPPPPEGLTISNN; encoded by the exons ATGGATTTCCAGCACCGAGCTGGAGGGAAAACAGGGAGCGGTGGGGTGGCATCTGCCTCTGAAAGTAACCGTGACAGACGGGAGCGGTTACGCCAGCTGGCCCTGGAAACCATCGATATCAACAAAGATCCCTATTTTATGAAAAATCATTTAGGCTCTTATGAGTGCAAGCTTTGTCTGACGCTTCACAACAACGAG GGTAGCTACTTGGCGCACACACAAGGAAAGAAACACCAGACCAACTT AGCACGGAGAGCTGCCAAAGAGGCAAAAGAAGCTCCTGCTCAGCCAGCTCCAGCGAAAGTCAAAGTTGAGGTTAAAAAGTTTGTTAAAATTGGTCGACCAGGATACAAAG TAACCAAACAGAGGGACCCAGAGACCGGCCAGCAGTCTCTACTTTTCCAG ATTGACTACCCAGAGGTCGCTGAAGGCATTGGACCCAGGCATCGTTTCATGTCCGCTTACGAACAGCGCATTGAGCCCCCTGATCGACGCTGGCAGTACTTGTTGCTGGCTGCTGAGCCATATGAGACTATTGCATTCAAG GTCCCCAGTAGAGAAATTGATAAAGCAGAAAATCGCTTCTGGACCCATTGGAACAGAGAAACTAAACAG TTCTTCCTGCAATTTCACTTCAAAATGGAGAAAGCTGTTCCTCCATCCAGCGGTCCACCACCTCCTGCTGGAGCGAAGCGTCCACCTCCTCTTTTGAGTGGAGTTGGACCTCGCCCACCAAATGATTCTATGCCCCCTCCCCCTCCAGGAGGGATGTCTGTCCCTCCTCTCCCACCTGGTGCACCAGGTGCCCCCCAGATGCCCCCTCAGATGCCCATGCCTCCTATGCCAATGAGgccaccacctcctgagggcCTTACAATATCTAATAATTGA
- the plekhj1 gene encoding pleckstrin homology domain-containing family J member 1, with protein sequence MRFNEKELVFLSRQPSEMAAELGMRGPKKGDVVKKRLVKLIVNFLFYFRTDEEEPLGALLLEQCRVVREDSQSFSIAFLDEAERKYLFECDSGEQCGQWIDSIIKASYEYMRKNLIFYRTEIHRLTGQDPLEQYGLSDETRFQVSNGLQLMPRDTSSL encoded by the exons ATGCGTTTCAACGAGAAGGAGCTGGTGTTTCTGAGCCGCCAGCCCTCGGAGATGGCAGCTGAGCTGGGGATGCGAGGACCCAAGAAAGGAGACG tTGTGAAGAAGAGACTGGTGAAACTCATCGTTAACTTCCTCTTTTATTTCCGCACGGACGAGGAGGAG cCCCTCGGAGCTCTGCTGCTGGAGCAGTGTCGTGTGGTGAGAGAGGACAGCCAGAGCTTCTCCATCG CTTTTCTGGATGAAGCAGAACGCAAGTATTTATTTGAGTGTGACTCTGGAGAGCAGTGTGGGCAGTGGATAGACTCCATTATCAAGGCCAG TTACGAGTACATGAGGAAGAACCTGATATTCTATCGAACTGAAATCCACAGGCTGACTGGCCAG GACCCACTGGAGCAGTACGGTTTATCAGATGAAACTCGCTTCCAGGTCAGCAATGGGCTGCAACTGATGCCTAGAGACACCTCCTCCCTGTAG
- the LOC113134858 gene encoding fizzy-related protein homolog, whose amino-acid sequence MDQDYECRLLRQINIQNENASPIKAIGAVRALTPTSSPLSSPSKHGDRFIPSRAGANWSVNFHRINEIEKSHNQNRKTKDGTADSNKADGLAYSALLKNELLGAGIEKVQDPQSEDRRLQPSTPAKRSLFSYSVSAKRTLPEEDGNTVSPYSLSPVSSNSQKLLRSPRKPTRKISKIPFKVLDAPELQDDFYLNLVDWSSLNVLSVGLGTCVYLWSACTSQVTRLCDLSVEGDSVTSVGWSERGNLVAVGTHKGYVQIWDAAAGKKLSVLEGHTARVGALAWNADQLSSGSRDRVILQRDIRAPPLQSERRLQGHRQEVCGLKWSTDHQLLASGGNDNKLLVWNHSSVLPVQQYTEHLAAVKAIAWSPHQHGLLASGGGTADRCIRFWNTLTGQPLQCTDTGSQVCNLAWSKHTNELVSTHGYSQNQILVWKYPSLTQVAKLTGHSYRVLYLAMSPDGEAIVTGAGDETLRFWNVFSKMRSTKESVSVLNLFTRIR is encoded by the exons ATGGATCAGGACTATGAATGCAGGCTGCTCAGGCAAATCAACATCCAGAATGAGAACGCAAGCCCCATA AAAGCCATAGGAGCGGTGCGAGCTTTGACACCGACCAGTTCCCCCCTATCCTCCCCTAGCAAGCATGGCGATCGCTTCATTCCATCCCGGGCTGGAGCCAACTGGAGTGTCAACTTCCACCGCATCAAT GAAATTGAAAAATCACATAATCAAAATAGGAAAACCAAAGACGGCACAGCAGACAGCAACAAAG CGGATGGTCTGGCTTACTCCGCACTGCTGAAGAACGAGCTGCTAGGAGCAGGCATCGAGAAAGTCCAGGACCCCCAGTCAGAAGACCGCCGTCTGCAGCCGTCTACTCCTGCCAAGAGGAGCCTTTTTAGT taTTCTGTGAGTGCTAAGAGAACTCTGCCAGAAGAGGATGGAAACACAGTGTCTCCATATTCTCTATCACCTGTCAGTAGCAACAG CCAAAAACTGCTACGATCGCCAAGAAAGCCCACACGCAAAATATCCAAAATACCATTTAAAGTTCTGGATGCTCCAGAGCTTCAGGATGATTTCTACCTCAACCTAGTGGACTGGTCCTCTCTGAACGTGCTCAGTGTTGGACTGGGTACCTGTGTCTACCTGTGGAGCGCCTGCACCagccag GTGACACGTCTATGTGACCTTTCTGTGGAAGGAGATTCAGTAACATCAGTAGGCTGGTCAGAGAGG ggtaATCTGGTGGCAGTGGGGACTCATAAAGGCTATGTACAGATCTGGGATGCAGCAGCAGGGAAGAAGCTGTCCGTACTAGAAGGACACACAGCCAGAGTGG GAGCGTTGGCATGGAATGCAGACCAGCTGTCATCTGGGAGTCGTGATCGGGTGATTCTGCAGCGGGATATCAGAGCCCCACCTCTCCAGTCCGAACGGCGTCTCCAaggacacagacaggaagtctgcGGGCTCAAGTGGAGCACAGACCACCAATTGCTAGCCTCAGGTGGAAATGATAATAAG CTGCTTGTGTGGAACCACTCAAGTGTCCTCCCGGTGCAGCAGTACACAGAGCACTTGGCTGCGGTGAAGGCCATCGCCTGGTCACCCCACCAGCACGGTCTGTTGGCCTCTGGAGGCGGCACCGCAGACCGCTGCATCCGCTTCTGGAACACTCTGACCGGCCAGCCACTGCAGTGCACTGACACCGGCTCTCAGGTCTGCAACCTGGCCTGGTCCAAGCACACTAATGAACTG GTCAGCACACATGGTTATTCCCAGAACCAGATCCTGGTGTGGAAGTATCCCTCTTTAACTCAAGTGGCCAAACTTACAGGGCATTCCTACAGAGTACTCTACCTG GCCATGTCCCCTGACGGCGAGGCCATTGTGACAGGGGCTGGAGATGAAACACTTCGATTCTGGAACGTCTTTAGCAAGATGAGATCCACCAAG GAGTCGGTGTCTGTACTAAACCTCTTCACCAGGATCCGGTAG